The following is a genomic window from Amycolatopsis acidiphila.
CCGCGGTCTCCGTCTGCGTGCCGGCATACCAGGCCGAGCGGTACCTCGCCGACACTGTCTCGAGCGTCCTTTCCCAGACCTTCGCCGACTTCGAGCTGGTGGTGCTCGACAACGCCTCCACCGACCGCACGCCCGAGATCCTCGCCGGGTTCTGCGACCCCCGGCTCCGGGTCGTGCGCAACGAGCGCGTGCTCCCGCTGGCCGACAACTGGAACCGCGCTGTCGCGGAAACTACCGGGCCGCTGGTGAAACTGGTGTGCGCCGACGACCTGCTGCACCCGCGCTGCCTCGAACGCCAGCACGCGGTGCTCGCGGGCGACCCGGCGCTCGCGCTCGTCTGCAGCCGCCGCGACCTGATCAACGAGGAGGCGCGGCTGATCAGCCGCAACCGGGGGCTGCGCGGGCTGGTGGGCCGCGTGCCCAGCCCGGTGGTGATCCGCAAGATCGTCCGGCACGGCGGCAACCCGCTGGGCGAGCCGGGCGGCGCGCTGTTCCGGCGCGAGCACTTCGACGCGGTCAAGGGCTTCGACGCGCGGTGGCAGTTCCCGATGGACCTCGCGCTGTGGATCCGGCTGCTCGAGTTCGGCGACTTCTACGGGATGCGGGAGTCGCTGGCGGCCTTCCGCATCGGCCGGGGCTCGGTGTCGGCGCGGGCGCAGCGTGCCGAGTACGCCGAGCAGCGCTACCTCAGCGAACGGCTGGCGGCGGACCCGGAGTGGGACGTCCGGCGGCGCGACCGGCTCGTCGGCGCGGCGAAGGCGCCGGGGGCGCGGCTGCGCCGGCAGGCGCTCTTCCTCATCGCCAAGCGGCAGGCCGAACGGGCCGAATAACCTCACACGATCACCCGCAAGGATGTGGAGGGGTGACGGCCACCCGATCGGGGGATGTATTTTGTCGCCCGTGAGACGTCGCGTGATCATCGCCATGGTCGGCTTGCTCCTTGTGGTGGGGACCGTGTTCGCCGTGCGTGCGACCGCGGCACGGTTCGACTCCTCGGACGAGCAGGATCAGACGCCCGCGCTCGGCACGACCGCGCCGAGTGTGATCCCGACGCGGCCGTCCTCCGGGGAGGCGGGACTCGACCTGGGCTGGCAGCGCGTCGACGGCGACGAGTTCGACGCGAAGAAGCTCAGCAGCACCCGCTGGCGGGTGTACGACGGCTACAACTCGGCGTCCAAGGAGACGCTGAGCGCC
Proteins encoded in this region:
- a CDS encoding glycosyltransferase family 2 protein; this translates as MSAPAVSVCVPAYQAERYLADTVSSVLSQTFADFELVVLDNASTDRTPEILAGFCDPRLRVVRNERVLPLADNWNRAVAETTGPLVKLVCADDLLHPRCLERQHAVLAGDPALALVCSRRDLINEEARLISRNRGLRGLVGRVPSPVVIRKIVRHGGNPLGEPGGALFRREHFDAVKGFDARWQFPMDLALWIRLLEFGDFYGMRESLAAFRIGRGSVSARAQRAEYAEQRYLSERLAADPEWDVRRRDRLVGAAKAPGARLRRQALFLIAKRQAERAE